A window from Cellulomonas sp. C5510 encodes these proteins:
- a CDS encoding helix-turn-helix domain-containing protein, protein MSDYHQFCGLARALDVVGDRWSLLVVRELLVADRRHSELRAALPGVPSNLLADRLRDLVAAGVVARSQEPGRKAVTYALTDRGRALREPVLGLVRWGAPLLAPGPRPGDAVRPQWLGLAVEALLASRTSPRPEVVVLRGDGVEVVLATGPEGTRVLPGPTAEPAAVAEGPVALLLGVASGAVPLAAARARGAHVTDPRGVLARLVDKAGVDKAGVGAAGVGAAGVDKAEAGAAEVPGEQVPRAPDEAPAVSPPGR, encoded by the coding sequence GTGTCCGACTACCACCAGTTCTGCGGGCTGGCCCGCGCGCTCGACGTCGTCGGCGACCGCTGGAGCCTCCTGGTCGTGCGAGAGCTGCTCGTCGCCGACCGCCGGCACAGCGAGCTGCGCGCGGCGCTGCCCGGGGTGCCCAGCAACCTGCTCGCGGACCGCCTGCGGGACCTCGTCGCCGCCGGCGTCGTCGCCCGATCCCAGGAGCCCGGCCGCAAGGCCGTCACCTACGCGCTCACCGACCGGGGGCGCGCCCTGCGCGAGCCGGTGCTCGGGCTCGTACGGTGGGGTGCCCCGCTGCTGGCACCCGGCCCCCGGCCCGGCGACGCCGTCCGGCCCCAGTGGCTCGGCCTCGCCGTCGAGGCGCTCCTGGCCTCGCGGACGTCCCCGCGGCCGGAGGTGGTGGTGCTGCGCGGCGACGGCGTCGAGGTGGTGCTCGCGACCGGCCCGGAGGGGACCCGCGTGCTGCCCGGGCCGACGGCGGAGCCGGCCGCCGTCGCCGAGGGCCCCGTCGCGCTGCTGCTCGGCGTCGCGTCCGGCGCGGTCCCCCTCGCGGCGGCGAGGGCCCGGGGCGCCCACGTCACGGACCCGCGCGGCGTGCTCGCCCGCCTGGTCGACAAGGCGGGGGTCGACAAGGCGGGGGTCGGCGCGGCGGGGGTCGGCGCGGCGGGGGTCGACAAGGCGGAGGCCGGCGCGGCCGAGGTCCCGGGGGAGCAGGTTCCACGGGCGCCGGACGAGGCGCCGGCGGTCAGCCCGCCCGGCCGCTGA